One segment of Triticum aestivum cultivar Chinese Spring chromosome 2A, IWGSC CS RefSeq v2.1, whole genome shotgun sequence DNA contains the following:
- the LOC123038208 gene encoding F-box/kelch-repeat protein At5g15710: SRPRTRPRGLDEETCSATPAPSAAAAPPADVPMDADVWAALPDDLLLEVLARVPPFLLPRLRAVSRRWAAAVPRDPAFLAAHAAAPSHGPCVLAFARGSAPAHCAALSLPLRARYRLPLAFLPAWDLWLVGSSGGLVCFSGFDASSVFRTLVCNPLTQAWRVLPEMHHNQQRQLVLAVDRKLGSFKVIATSDVYGETLPTEVYDSKADRWSVHQMMPAENLCSSKMAFCDSRLYLETLSPLGLMMYRVDAGKWEHIPAKFPRSLLDGYLVAGARKRLFLVGRIGLYSTLQSMRIWELDHGRTVWVEISRMPPKYFRALLRLSAERFECFGQDNLICFTSWNQGRGLLYDVDKKAWSWIAGCASQLCNTQFCFYEPRFDTSIY; this comes from the coding sequence TCGCGCCCCCGCACCAGGCCGCGGGGGCTCGACGAGGAGACCTGCTCCGCGACGCCCGCGCCCTCGGCCGCCGCGGCCCCGCCCGCCGACGTGCCCATGGACGCCGACGTCTGGGCGGCGCTCCCGGacgacctgctcctcgaggtgctGGCCCGGGTCCCGCCcttcctcctcccgcgcctccGCGCCGTCTCCCGCCGCTGGGCCGCCGCGGTCCCGCGCGATCCGGCCTTCCTCGCCGcgcacgccgccgcgccctcccacGGGCCCTGCGTGCTCGCCTTCGCCCGGGGCTCCGCCCCCGCCCACTGCGCCGCGCTCAGCCTGCCCCTCCGCGCGCGCTACCGGCTGCCCCTCGCCTTCCTCCCCGCCTGGGACCTCTGGCTCGTCGGCTCCTCGGGCGGCCTCGTCTGCTTCTCCGGCTTCGACGCCTCCTCCGTCTTCCGCACCCTCGTCTGCAACCCGCTCACGCAGGCCTGGCGGGTGCTCCCGGAGATGCATCACAACCAGCAGCGCCAGCTCGTGCTCGCCGTCGACCGGAAGCTCGGCTCCTTCAAGGTCATCGCCACCAGCGATGTCTACGGGGAGACGCTCCCCACCGAGGTCTACGACTCCAAGGCGGACAGATGGTCAGTGCACCAGATGATGCCCGCCGAGAACCTCTGCTCCTCCAAGATGGCCTTCTGCGACTCCCGGCTGTACCTGGAGACGCTCTCGCCGCTCGGGCTGATGATGTACAGAGTGGATGCGGGCAAATGGGAGCATATACCAGCGAAATTCCCACGGTCGCTGCTCGATGGGTATCTCGTCGCCGGAGCTCGCAAAAGGCTCTTCTTAGTGGGGAGGATCGGGCTTTACAGCACGCTGCAGAGTATGAGGATCTGGGAGCTGGATCATGGCAGGACTGTCTGGGTGGAAATAAGCAGGATGCCGCCCAAGTACTTCAGGGCTCTGTTAAGGTTGTCTGCCGAGAGATTCGAGTGCTTTGGGCAGGACAACCTCATCTGTTTCACCTCGTGGAACCAGGGCAGAGGTCTCCTATACGATGTCGACAAGAAAGCTTGGTCGTGGATTGCTGGCTGCGCAAGCCAATTGTGCAATACCCAGTTCTGCTTCTACGAGCCAAGATTTGACACATCGATCTATTGA
- the LOC123190931 gene encoding phosphatidylinositol 4-kinase gamma 6, translated as MSPNLEGTLKSQVPALLLRRLFGAGARRDEAAATQHHHRQAPRPSPSPPPAGRRRVFVQTESGCVLGMDLDRGDNAHTVKRRLQLALNVPTGGTSLTFGDRVLENDLSSVRHDSPLLLTRNSIHRSCSTPCLCPVSEDFEQKDCSGLVEILGSSSGSVRRLVDDVATGIMSGLDPVPIDSGLGGSYYFRNDEGDRVAIVKPTDEEPFAPNNPKGFTGRALGQPGLKKSVRVGETGFREVAAYLLDHENFANVPATALVKITHSVFNINRPMNGGTPAHDHKPQVTSKIASFQQFIAHDFDASDHGTSSFPVAAVHRIGILDIRIFNTDRHGGNVLVRKLDGGTGRFGCQTELFPIDHGLCLPENLEDPYFEWIHWAQASIPFSEEELEYISKLDPMRDAAMLRGELPMIREACLRVLILCTIFLKEAAAFGLCLAEIGEMMTREFRGMEEEPSKLEVVCMEARKKVDEWEPFSPSVEQGEDMDFQFSMDVLGGYSDVIRSPRFNCLGLKGSFRNPLTKLVESVNEDGDDEEDRKEPSTHSSDRFSSADFSTPSLHRTTSSKTSSNSSVHAPNRSADEQLPSSLCFVRLSDMSAEEWHVFIEKFQELLKEALEECKAAAGQRMKQRLGTSCKF; from the coding sequence ATGTCCCCCAACCTGGAGGGCACGCTCAAGAGCCAGGTGCCGGCGCTGCTCCTCCGGCGCCTCTTCGGCGCCGGGGCGCGCCGGGATGAGGCGGCGGCCACTCAGCACCACCACCGCCAGGCGCCgcggccgtcgccctcgccgcctccGGCAGGGAGGCGGCGGGTGTTCGTGCAGACGGAGTCCGGGTGCGTGCTGGGCATGGACCTGGACCGCGGCGACAACGCGCACACCGTCAAGCGCCGGCTGCAGCTCGCCCTCAACGTGCCCACCGGCGGGACCTCGCTCACCTTCGGCGACCGCGTCCTGGAGAACGAcctctcctccgtccgccacgacTCGCCGCTGCTGCTCACCCGCAACAGCATCCACCGCAGCTGCTCCACCCCGTGCCTCTGCCCGGTCTCCGAGGACTTCGAGCAGAAGGACTGCAGCGGCCTGGTGGAGATACTCGGGTCGTCGAGCGGCAGCGTGAGGCGCCTCGTCGACGACGTGGCCACCGGCATAATGAGCGGGCTGGATCCGGTCCCCATTGACAGTGGCCTTGGCGGCTCCTACTACTTCAGGAATGATGAGGGCGACAGAGTCGCCATTGTCAAGCCCACAGATGAGGAGCCCTTCGCCCCGAACAACCCGAAAGGGTTCACCGGGAGAGCGCTTGGCCAGCCGGGACTGAAGAAGTCCGTTCGGGTAGGGGAGACAGGGTTCAGGGAGGTCGCGGCGTACCTGTTGGACCATGAGAATTTCGCAAATGTTCCTGCAACGGCTCTGGTGAAGATAACACACTCAGTTTTCAATATCAACCGTCCGATGAATGGCGGCACTCCGGCTCATGACCATAAGCCGCAGGTCACCAGTAAGATTGCTTCATTTCAGCAGTTCATCGCTCATGACTTTGATGCCAGTGACCACGGCACTTCAAGCTTCCCGGTTGCTGCTGTTCACAGGATCGGCATATTAGACATCAGGATTTTCAACACTGACAGGCATGGCGGTAATGTCCTGGTGAGGAAGCTTGATGGAGGCACCGGTCGCTTTGGTTGCCAGACAGAGCTGTTCCCAATTGATCATGGGCTGTGCTTGCCGGAGAACTTGGAGGACCCTTATTTCGAGTGGATACACTGGGCACAAGCATCAATTCCGTTCTCCGAGGAAGAGCTCGAGTACATTAGCAAACTTGATCCGATGAGGGATGCTGCAATGCTGCGCGGAGAACTGCCGATGATACGCGAGGCTTGCCTCCGAGTGCTTATTCTATGcacaatcttcctcaaggaggcTGCTGCTTTCGGGCTTTGCTTGGCAGAGATAGGTGAGATGATGACCAGGGAATTCAGAGGAATGGAGGAGGAACCCAGCAAACTGGAGGTTGTGTGCATGGAAGCCAGGAAGAAAGTAGACGAATGGGAACCGTTCTCCCCTAGTGTTGAACAAGGAGAGGACATGGATTTCCAGTTCTCGATGGATGTGTTAGGAGGGTACAGTGATGTGATTCGATCGCCAAGATTCAATTGCTTGGGCTTGAAGGGCAGCTTCAGAAACCCTCTGACAAAGCTCGTGGAGAGCGTGAACGAGGACGGTGATGATGAAGAAGATCGAAAGGAGCCTTCCACGCATTCATCTGATCGGTTCTCATCTGCTGACTTCAGCACACCAAGTCTTCACAGAACCACCAGTTCAAAAACTAGTTCAAACAGCAGCGTGCACGCCCCGAACAGGAGCGCAGACGAGCAGCTCCCATCGAGCTTGTGCTTTGTCAGGTTGTCGGACATGAGTGCAGAGGAGTGGCACGTCTTCATCGAGAAGTTCCAGGAGCTGCTGAAAGAAGCGCTGGAGGAATGCAAGGCGGCCGCGGGGCAGCGGATGAAGCAACGGCTGGGCACCTCCTGCAAATTTTGA
- the LOC123190932 gene encoding uncharacterized protein At5g50100, chloroplastic, with protein sequence MASSLARLGAALPRARPLAAAAAMGAARTPPRGARWDPVASRPASLYARRCQAHSDVKASPASESKDVGSLSQSWRIKMLYDGECPLCMREVNMLRERNKSYGAINFVDISSKDYSPKDNQDLDYETAMGRIHAILSDGTIVTDVEAFRRLYEEVGLGWVYAVTKYEPVATIANAVYGVWAKYRMEVTGRPPLEEIFAARRQAGECKDDKACKM encoded by the exons ATGGCGAGCTCGctggcccgcctgggggcggcgctgccccgcgcgcgcccgctcgccgcggcggcggcgatgggggcggcgcGGACACCGCCGCGGGGAGCGCGGTGGGACCCCGTCGCCTCCCGCCCCGCCTCGCTGTACG CTCGCAGATGCCAGGCTCACTCTGACGTGAAGGCGTCCCCTGCATCGGAGTCCAAGGATGTGGGGAGCTTGTCCCAGAGCTGGAGGATCAAGATGCTCTACGATGGTGAATGCCCGCTCTGTATGCGTGAG GTAAACATGTTGAGggaaaggaacaaatcctatggagcTATAAATTTTGTCGACATCAGCTCGAAAGATTACTCTCCGAAGGACAATCAGGATCTTGATTATGAAACT GCTATGGGGAGGATACATGCCATTCTCTCAGATGGAACTATTGTCACAGATGTTGAG GCATTCAGAAGGCTTTATGAGGAAGTTGGACTTGGATGGGTTTATGCAGTTACTAAGTATGAGCCT GTGGCTACCATAGCAAATGCAGTATATGGTGTATGGGCCAAATACCGTATGGAAGTTACAG GTCGACCTCCCCTGGAGGAAATTTTTGCAGCCCGAAGACAAGCG GGTGAATGTAAAGATGATAAAGCATGCAAGATGTGA
- the LOC123186484 gene encoding ervatamin-B-like has protein sequence MFRPALGAVGRILLRGQATAARSLSRPAGASRLRHLHSQQSNVGDAAATAGHRFGFLRRSMKLAAWSGYVGFGVWTCMKVADRIQHDFVSSVVPSEIDWVKAGVVSPVVRKQNGCGSCWAMVAAASVEALHYMKTLKSISLSVQELIDCDTESHGCQGGHEENAFRYISKNGLSSESDYPYMARRSKSGCKRNKTAAAIRISGFRFVNPTEDALEKAVAKRPVVVTLQFFDDLYEYKGGILDCKAVNGKTDRLHPVLIVGYGTDSNGIKYWRFKNSWGPNWGEKGFGRIRRHVDDKRGVLGIFMEPGVYRVLED, from the exons ATGTTTCGTCCGGCATTGGGCGCCGTGGGGAGGATCCTGCTGCGCGGCCAGGCCACGGCGGCTCGGTCGCTGTCGAGGCCGGCCGGAGCTAGCAGGCTGAGACACCTACAC TCTCAGCAGAGCAATGTTGGGGATGCTGCAGCTACTGCTGGCCACCGCTTTGGCTTTCTTCGCAGGTCTATGAAACTAGCTGCATGGTCCGGATATGTTGGTTTTGGGGTTTGGACCTGTATGAAGGTGGCAGACAGGATTCAACATGATTTCGTCTCTTCGGTTGTACCGTCAGAGATTGACTGGGTTAAAGCTGGCGTCGTCTCTCCGGTTGTCAGGAAACAAAACGGTTGTG GCAGCTGTTGGGCGATGGTTGCTGCAGCCTCAGTCGAAGCTCTACATTACATGAAGACCTTGAAGTCGATCTCGTTGTCGGTTCAAGAGCTCATCGATTGTGACACAGAGAGTCATGGGTGTCAGGGTGGccacgaagaaaatgctttcagATATATAAGCAAAAATGGACTCTCGAGCGAATCCGACTACCCATACATGGCTCGGAGGAGTAAATCTGGTTGCAAGAGAAACAAAACAGCAGCAGCAATAAGGATATCAGGCTTTCGATTTGTCAACCCAACTGAGGATGCTCTAGAGAAAGCGGTAGCGAAGCGTCCCGTGGTGGTCACTTTGCAGTTTTTCGATGATCTGTATGAGTACAAAGGAGGCATCTTGGATTGTAAAGCTGTCAATGGAAAGACCGATCGCTTGCATCCTGTCCTGATTGTCGGTTATGGCACAGATTCCAATGGCATCAAGTACTGGCGCTTCAAGAACTCGTGGGGACCAAACTGGGGTGAGAAGGGCTTTGGGAGGATCCGCAGGCATGTTGATGACAAGCGAGGTGTGTTAGGTATCTTCATGGAACCAGGAGTATATCGGGTGCTCGAGGACTGA